A part of Patescibacteria group bacterium genomic DNA contains:
- a CDS encoding serine protease — translation MESLTKQQIVLLTLLVSFITSIATGIITVALMDQAPPGVTQTINRVVEHTIEKVTQGSNQSAAVVTKETVVVKEDDLVVAAIEKNVKSLVSIIGIVGTPENYREVFLGNGLILDKTGLIATDAAVIKNVLDVNFNPIPESFKATFPDGTTLALSLNPSNAPDATIVFLKAILDDKTKNSVFTPAAIADSSSVKLGQSIVILGGEKIAVATGIVSNISYDGAVGTTTPSKQESKISTIKTDASVPNKALGGILVNLSGDVVGIHVTAAGTLDNVFLPSAVISSAKVSSKI, via the coding sequence ATGGAATCTCTCACGAAACAGCAAATTGTTTTGCTTACACTTTTAGTCTCGTTCATCACTTCAATTGCGACGGGAATAATTACCGTAGCTCTTATGGATCAAGCGCCGCCGGGCGTTACCCAGACGATCAATCGCGTGGTTGAACACACCATCGAAAAAGTGACTCAGGGTTCAAACCAATCTGCTGCGGTGGTTACCAAAGAAACAGTTGTCGTTAAAGAAGACGATTTGGTAGTGGCTGCGATTGAGAAAAATGTTAAAAGTTTGGTTTCTATAATTGGAATTGTGGGAACGCCTGAAAATTATCGTGAAGTTTTTCTTGGTAACGGTTTAATTCTCGACAAAACAGGGCTCATTGCGACTGATGCTGCGGTTATAAAAAATGTACTTGATGTTAACTTCAATCCAATCCCAGAAAGTTTCAAAGCTACGTTTCCTGATGGCACCACCCTGGCGCTTTCGTTGAATCCTTCAAATGCTCCTGATGCCACAATCGTTTTTCTCAAAGCAATTCTTGACGACAAAACCAAAAACTCAGTTTTCACTCCAGCTGCTATAGCTGACAGTTCGTCGGTAAAATTAGGTCAATCAATTGTTATTCTTGGCGGTGAGAAAATTGCTGTGGCTACAGGTATTGTTTCGAATATTTCTTACGACGGCGCGGTTGGAACAACCACACCATCCAAACAAGAATCTAAAATCTCCACAATCAAAACCGACGCTTCAGTTCCCAACAAAGCGCTCGGTGGCATTTTGGTAAATCTTTCTGGGGATGTTGTAGGCATCCATGTTACTGCAGCTGGCACGCTCGATAACGTATTCCTACCCAGTGCAGTGATTAGTTCTGCAAAAGTAAGTAGCAAGATCTAA
- a CDS encoding cysteine desulfurase family protein, translated as MTKRIYLDYASTTPLDPRVLKAMVPYFSKKFGNPSSIHAEGLEAKKAVDVARLGVARLLEAHADEIVFTSGGTESNNLAIFGVVKALEETRRKISEMHFVTTVIEHSSVLECFRELESRGAKVDYVEVKENGVVDPQVILNVLRKETVLVSVGYANNEIGTIQPIREISKLLSIHNSKFVIRNSPNEKKFRTFFHSDGSQAPLYLDCKPEHLGVDLLTLDGHKMYGPKGVGALYLRRGTALHSILAGGGQERGLRSTTENVPGIIGFAKAFEIADSIRKKESERLTKLRDYFYSNVLQNIGIEKVIVNGDLKLRLPNNVNISIPGFDSEFGVLKLDALGIACSTKSSCLGSSGGSYVVEALGGKKERSLSTLRFTFGRETKKSDLDYLLKALTRIIQF; from the coding sequence ATGACCAAAAGGATCTATCTAGATTATGCCTCAACAACCCCGCTTGATCCGCGGGTTTTAAAAGCTATGGTTCCATATTTTTCTAAAAAATTTGGCAACCCGAGTTCGATTCATGCTGAAGGTTTGGAGGCAAAAAAAGCGGTTGACGTGGCGCGACTTGGTGTCGCCAGACTTTTGGAAGCCCATGCTGATGAAATAGTGTTTACATCCGGCGGAACAGAATCAAACAACTTGGCGATTTTTGGTGTGGTCAAGGCGCTTGAGGAAACTCGTAGAAAAATTTCTGAAATGCATTTTGTAACGACGGTCATTGAACATAGCTCGGTGCTCGAATGTTTTCGAGAATTGGAAAGCAGGGGAGCGAAAGTGGATTATGTGGAAGTAAAAGAAAATGGCGTCGTGGATCCTCAAGTCATTTTAAATGTGTTACGCAAAGAAACCGTACTTGTATCAGTTGGCTACGCCAACAACGAAATTGGAACGATACAACCCATCCGAGAAATTTCGAAGCTGCTCTCCATTCATAATTCGAAATTCGTAATTCGTAATTCTCCGAATGAAAAAAAGTTTAGAACTTTTTTTCATTCGGATGGAAGCCAGGCTCCGCTTTATCTTGATTGCAAACCAGAACATCTTGGCGTCGATCTTTTGACGCTCGATGGCCACAAGATGTATGGACCGAAAGGTGTTGGTGCCTTGTATCTTCGCCGAGGAACTGCACTTCATTCGATACTGGCTGGAGGTGGGCAGGAAAGAGGTTTACGTTCAACAACCGAAAATGTGCCGGGAATAATCGGATTTGCAAAGGCATTTGAAATTGCTGATTCGATACGTAAAAAGGAATCTGAACGTCTTACTAAATTACGGGATTATTTCTATTCCAATGTTCTGCAGAATATTGGAATAGAAAAAGTGATTGTAAACGGGGATTTAAAATTGCGTTTGCCAAACAACGTGAATATTTCGATTCCCGGATTTGATTCTGAATTCGGAGTTTTAAAATTAGATGCGCTCGGCATTGCTTGTTCTACTAAGAGTAGCTGTCTTGGTTCATCTGGTGGATCTTACGTTGTAGAAGCTTTGGGCGGCAAAAAAGAGCGATCTTTGTCTACGTTGCGATTTACTTTTGGCCGCGAAACAAAAAAATCTGATTTAGACTATCTTTTGAAAGCACTTACAAGAATTATTCAATTCTAG
- a CDS encoding DUF4446 family protein has translation MELYMQEILIGFGATTILLAGLALRTEIRLRKLLRGNKAKNLEESIALIEKDLKEMTLFKKGVTTYLEAMEKRVGKSIQGVGTVRFNPFKGDGSGGNQSFATSLINEKGDGVILSSMYSRDHVSIFAKPIKNSNSEFELTAEEKESLKMAQESVRSGK, from the coding sequence ATGGAGTTGTACATGCAAGAAATTTTGATAGGGTTTGGAGCAACGACAATCCTTTTAGCTGGACTGGCACTGCGAACCGAAATTCGGCTCAGAAAACTGTTGCGCGGCAACAAAGCAAAGAACCTTGAGGAGTCCATCGCACTCATCGAAAAGGACCTCAAAGAAATGACTCTCTTTAAAAAAGGAGTGACGACGTACCTTGAAGCGATGGAAAAAAGAGTAGGAAAAAGTATTCAGGGCGTTGGCACCGTTCGATTTAATCCATTCAAAGGAGACGGCAGCGGCGGGAATCAAAGTTTTGCCACGAGCCTTATCAATGAAAAGGGTGACGGCGTTATTCTCTCGAGTATGTATTCCAGAGATCATGTCAGCATATTTGCAAAACCGATTAAAAATTCAAATTCAGAATTTGAGTTAACCGCAGAAGAAAAAGAATCGCTAAAAATGGCTCAGGAATCGGTACGATCGGGTAAATAA
- a CDS encoding class I tRNA ligase family protein produces the protein MEKDYNHREVEPRIYKMWEEGKYFTPKIDRAKKPFSIFLVPPNASGGMHIGNVLMIAIQDILARYHRAKGEPTLWIPGTDHGGYETQVTFERELEKRGEDKSQYNKPELFEKIKNFVTDNNELIKSQIKASGASVDWSRFRFTMDELSLRSVGKTFQKMVSDNLIYRRSYMINYCSSCATVLADIELKENKETTPLYFVKFEIQDTGEFLSLATTRPEFLFAVTHVLIHPEDKRYASHIGKILKNPITGALVSVVASKRKFDPEQLDQFLSPFSPSYKKYDYEYTLRNSIPSQNLLDWDGNMIERYPGLKPLEARDREVLFLNERGLIEKVDDSYTDSTFLCKRGHVVETMIMLTWFLKLDDQKTPLRKPATEAIKKEGLVVLPRWREKGLIEWMGKMHDWPIARQNVWGIKIPIWYDVSDPSKFTVWFNTDTGEKQYGNLKQFLDQGVSLEEISQGLERIYASEGSSWVLEKENGKLYLPETDTFDTWFSSGQWSEIVFGDLDSDDFSYFYPSYSIVIGHDLLRLSVSRKLLLSRYISGKLPFKTVYLHRLLKGLDGQKMSKSLGNAVSLEYYLEKFGADVTRMALVSYTTMQEDFIFSEEQLVSFQEFSQRLWNVGSIVSLARQYSLKFSEQLELSAEDKNILLAVERLASVVALHIDAFSFALAQEKIRSFFSDLERYAQGIQEKAEVEVSLSVLQHVYAEYLVILHPFMPFMTEELYMSLYNPTSPLAISPWPKPESKGERV, from the coding sequence ATGGAAAAAGATTATAACCATCGAGAAGTTGAACCTCGAATCTATAAAATGTGGGAGGAGGGGAAATATTTCACTCCCAAAATTGACCGCGCAAAAAAACCATTCTCAATATTTCTCGTTCCACCAAACGCGAGCGGCGGAATGCATATTGGGAATGTCTTGATGATTGCTATCCAGGATATTTTGGCGCGTTATCACCGAGCGAAAGGTGAGCCAACCTTGTGGATACCTGGAACAGATCATGGAGGCTACGAGACGCAGGTTACCTTTGAACGTGAGTTAGAAAAAAGAGGCGAGGATAAATCTCAGTACAATAAGCCTGAGCTGTTCGAGAAAATTAAAAATTTTGTTACTGACAACAATGAATTGATAAAAAGTCAGATAAAAGCTTCTGGAGCCAGTGTTGATTGGTCGCGGTTTCGTTTTACTATGGATGAACTTTCGTTACGATCTGTTGGCAAAACATTTCAGAAAATGGTGTCCGATAATCTGATCTATCGGAGAAGCTACATGATCAATTACTGTTCATCGTGCGCGACGGTATTGGCTGACATCGAACTTAAGGAGAATAAAGAAACGACTCCACTATATTTTGTAAAATTTGAAATACAAGACACTGGAGAATTTTTATCCTTAGCAACGACACGTCCAGAGTTTCTTTTTGCAGTCACCCATGTTTTGATTCATCCCGAAGACAAACGGTACGCAAGTCATATTGGAAAAATTTTAAAAAATCCGATCACAGGTGCGTTGGTCAGTGTTGTAGCAAGTAAGAGGAAGTTTGATCCCGAACAACTCGATCAGTTTCTTTCACCTTTTTCTCCGTCATATAAAAAATATGATTACGAATATACTTTGCGTAACTCTATTCCGTCACAAAATTTATTAGATTGGGACGGAAATATGATCGAGCGGTATCCTGGCTTGAAACCACTTGAGGCTCGAGATAGAGAAGTACTTTTTTTGAATGAACGAGGTTTGATTGAAAAAGTTGATGATTCTTATACGGATTCTACTTTTCTATGTAAACGTGGCCACGTTGTTGAGACCATGATTATGCTCACATGGTTTTTAAAGTTGGATGATCAAAAAACTCCGCTCAGAAAACCTGCCACTGAAGCTATTAAAAAGGAAGGTCTCGTTGTGCTTCCAAGATGGAGAGAGAAAGGCTTAATCGAGTGGATGGGGAAAATGCACGATTGGCCTATCGCGCGCCAGAATGTTTGGGGGATTAAAATTCCTATTTGGTACGATGTTTCTGATCCGTCAAAATTTACGGTTTGGTTTAATACGGACACAGGCGAAAAACAGTACGGAAACTTAAAACAATTTTTAGATCAGGGGGTGTCTCTCGAAGAAATTTCACAAGGATTAGAAAGAATTTATGCTTCGGAAGGATCAAGTTGGGTTTTAGAAAAGGAGAACGGGAAATTGTATTTACCTGAAACTGACACGTTTGATACGTGGTTTTCCTCGGGACAATGGAGTGAAATTGTTTTCGGAGATTTGGACTCAGACGATTTTTCTTATTTTTACCCAAGCTATTCAATTGTGATCGGTCACGACTTGCTTCGATTGTCAGTTTCGAGAAAATTATTGTTGAGTCGATACATAAGTGGAAAATTGCCTTTTAAAACAGTCTATCTTCACCGGCTTTTGAAAGGTTTGGACGGACAAAAAATGAGCAAAAGTCTTGGCAATGCCGTTTCTCTTGAATATTATTTAGAAAAATTTGGAGCGGATGTGACGAGGATGGCGCTCGTGTCCTACACCACAATGCAGGAAGATTTTATTTTTTCCGAAGAGCAGCTGGTTTCTTTTCAGGAATTTTCTCAAAGATTGTGGAACGTTGGTTCGATTGTTTCTTTAGCGAGACAATATTCATTAAAATTTTCTGAACAGCTGGAGTTATCAGCTGAAGATAAAAATATTTTGTTGGCCGTCGAAAGGCTTGCTTCTGTCGTCGCCTTACATATTGACGCATTTTCTTTTGCCTTAGCTCAAGAAAAGATTCGTAGCTTTTTTTCAGATTTGGAAAGATACGCACAGGGCATTCAAGAGAAAGCTGAAGTTGAAGTTTCTCTATCAGTATTACAGCATGTTTATGCCGAGTATCTCGTCATCTTGCATCCGTTCATGCCGTTCATGACTGAAGAATTGTATATGAGTTTATATAATCCGACCTCACCACTCGCGATTTCTCCTTGGCCAAAACCAGAATCAAAAGGTGAGCGAGTATAA
- a CDS encoding AAA family ATPase — MPPFNHFTTKAKEAIRRAHELAIERGQNHVNPVHLLAALILQEESMVNSILEKLEVDTVLMTDSILEAIEGAEASATLSPSYQIYLTPELAQTLENSQKVAASLKDEFVSTEHLFIAMLDIPGAARELLSRFRIDKADVIRVFEDLKNTRPADTVAPKRLKSILKYTRNLTGLARENKLDPVIGRDNETSRIIQILSRRTKNNPILIGEAGVGKTAIAEGLALRMASGDVPESLKDKELVSLDLGLLIAGTKYRGEFEERLKNIMKEIEKSDGKIILFIDEIHTIVGAGAAEGSMDASNMLKPALARGELRAIGATTLKEYQKHIEKDPALTRRFQPVYVSEPSLEDAIAILRGLKEKYELYHGVHITDDAIVAAVTLSARYITDRYLPDKAVDLIDESASSLKISLENMPPVLEETHRKVMRLEIEREALKKEALTSKKAKTRTKKIEKEIADLKEKTSEIELKWKNEKETLQQIKVIKKSLESMRLEAEGAEARADLSKAAEIRYGKIPELQKDLDIKIKRLKKLQTSRRILKEEIMESDIAEIVAKWTGIPVMRMLEEEASKLSRMEEEVKKRIVGQDEAVAKISDTIKRSRAGVADPNRPIGSFIFLGPTGVGKTELTKALAEFMFNDDKALIRIDMSEFMERHSVSKLIGAPPGYVGHEEGGNLTELVRHRPYAVILFDEIEKAHPEVFNILLQIFDNGKLTDAKGRSVNFRNTIIILTSNIGAQYIDKMERIGFASGENKKADYESAKSKVMASLKDYFRPEFLNRLDDIIVFDILSQEAINKIVEIQVGHVRERLAAKNIGLEVTPAVLEHLAKEGYNPQYGARPLKRIIQNKILTPVASQIIARTVGDGSVVKVDIKDGVFTFDVEKPKSTKPVKIDLVKDEVEEVVK; from the coding sequence ATGCCCCCATTTAACCATTTCACAACTAAAGCCAAAGAAGCCATCAGGCGAGCGCATGAGCTTGCTATTGAACGCGGACAAAATCACGTCAACCCTGTGCATCTTTTAGCGGCGCTGATTTTGCAAGAAGAAAGCATGGTCAATTCCATTTTGGAAAAATTGGAAGTTGATACGGTGCTCATGACCGATTCAATTTTGGAAGCGATTGAGGGTGCTGAAGCTTCGGCTACACTTTCACCGTCGTACCAAATTTATTTGACCCCCGAGTTGGCGCAGACTTTGGAAAATTCTCAGAAGGTGGCGGCGTCTCTTAAAGATGAATTTGTTTCTACCGAACATCTTTTTATCGCCATGCTCGATATTCCCGGCGCGGCACGAGAATTGTTGTCACGTTTTAGGATTGATAAAGCGGATGTCATTCGCGTGTTTGAAGATTTAAAAAATACTCGACCGGCTGACACTGTTGCGCCAAAACGTTTGAAATCAATTCTAAAATATACCAGAAACCTGACTGGGCTCGCGCGAGAAAATAAACTTGATCCAGTCATTGGTAGAGATAATGAAACCTCGAGAATTATTCAAATTCTTTCGAGGCGCACCAAAAATAATCCGATCTTGATCGGTGAAGCCGGCGTAGGAAAAACTGCGATTGCGGAAGGTCTAGCTCTGCGGATGGCATCGGGAGATGTTCCAGAGTCTTTGAAAGATAAAGAGTTGGTTTCTCTTGACCTTGGACTATTGATCGCCGGAACAAAATATCGCGGAGAGTTTGAAGAGCGATTGAAAAATATTATGAAGGAGATTGAAAAGTCTGACGGCAAGATTATTCTTTTCATTGATGAGATTCACACAATTGTCGGAGCGGGAGCAGCGGAAGGTTCGATGGACGCGTCAAACATGTTAAAACCTGCCTTGGCTCGCGGGGAACTTCGCGCGATCGGAGCGACAACTTTGAAGGAGTACCAAAAACATATTGAAAAAGATCCAGCACTCACGAGACGCTTCCAGCCGGTGTATGTGTCCGAACCATCGCTCGAAGATGCTATTGCTATCTTGCGAGGTCTCAAAGAAAAGTATGAGTTGTATCACGGTGTGCACATTACTGACGACGCTATTGTGGCGGCGGTTACATTATCGGCGCGCTATATTACTGATCGATATTTACCTGACAAAGCTGTGGACTTGATTGATGAGTCTGCTTCATCGTTGAAAATTTCATTGGAAAACATGCCGCCGGTTCTCGAGGAGACGCATCGAAAAGTGATGCGACTCGAAATTGAACGAGAGGCGCTAAAGAAAGAGGCGCTAACTTCAAAGAAAGCGAAAACTCGAACCAAGAAAATTGAAAAAGAAATTGCTGATTTGAAAGAAAAAACTTCAGAAATTGAATTGAAGTGGAAGAATGAGAAGGAAACGTTACAGCAAATTAAAGTAATTAAGAAAAGTTTGGAGTCAATGCGTCTCGAGGCTGAGGGTGCTGAGGCGCGAGCTGACCTGTCGAAGGCAGCGGAAATTCGCTATGGAAAAATTCCAGAACTGCAAAAAGATTTGGATATCAAAATAAAAAGATTGAAGAAGTTGCAGACATCGCGAAGAATTCTCAAGGAGGAAATTATGGAGTCGGATATTGCCGAAATTGTGGCCAAGTGGACGGGGATTCCTGTTATGCGCATGCTCGAAGAGGAAGCTTCAAAACTTTCTCGAATGGAAGAGGAAGTTAAAAAAAGAATTGTCGGACAGGATGAAGCGGTGGCGAAAATCTCAGATACCATCAAACGTTCGCGTGCTGGTGTGGCGGACCCCAACAGACCAATTGGCTCATTTATTTTCTTGGGTCCTACGGGCGTTGGAAAAACCGAGCTCACTAAGGCCTTGGCTGAATTTATGTTCAATGATGACAAGGCGCTCATTCGAATTGACATGTCGGAATTTATGGAGAGACATTCGGTCAGTAAACTTATTGGCGCGCCACCGGGTTATGTCGGACATGAAGAAGGTGGAAATTTGACGGAGCTTGTACGACATCGGCCGTATGCGGTGATTCTGTTCGACGAAATTGAAAAAGCTCATCCGGAAGTGTTTAACATTCTTCTGCAAATTTTCGACAACGGTAAGCTGACGGATGCAAAGGGACGTTCGGTGAACTTCCGCAATACCATTATTATTTTGACGTCGAACATCGGCGCTCAGTACATCGACAAAATGGAGCGAATTGGTTTTGCTTCAGGCGAAAATAAAAAAGCTGACTATGAAAGCGCCAAGTCAAAAGTCATGGCAAGCCTCAAAGATTATTTCCGACCGGAATTTCTCAACCGACTCGACGATATTATCGTCTTTGATATTTTGAGTCAGGAAGCGATCAACAAGATTGTGGAAATTCAGGTGGGACATGTCCGTGAGCGACTGGCTGCTAAAAATATTGGACTTGAGGTCACGCCTGCAGTGCTCGAGCACTTGGCGAAAGAGGGATACAACCCGCAGTACGGTGCGCGACCATTAAAGAGAATCATTCAAAATAAAATTCTAACCCCTGTGGCGTCGCAGATTATCGCCCGAACGGTAGGGGACGGCTCTGTGGTGAAAGTTGATATCAAAGATGGCGTGTTTACGTTTGATGTTGAGAAGCCAAAGTCCACAAAGCCGGTAAAGATTGATCTTGTTAAGGATGAAGTTGAGGAGGTGGTGAAGTAA
- the infB gene encoding translation initiation factor IF-2: MTAKPEKLNTAFPCAPVIAVMGHIDHGKTTLLDYIRQSCADDAKAKHKNVADGEAGGITQHVSAYEVKRKSADGTIKSITFIDTPGHEAFAGIRSRGARVADIGILVVSAEDGVKPQTVEALKFIKEAKLPYIVAITKTDKPGANIERAKQSLLEHEIYVEGYGGEIPCVPVSGKTGEGVPELLDMILLVAEVENISAHPEKSAEGVILETTRSKERGVSATLIVKDGTLKKGMVVVSGNAVSPLRQMENFAGKKIEEALPGTPVVITGWDLMPETGATFHSFATKKEAEKYLENSKLTPVKSIQSKTATIEERVALPVVIKADVSGTLEAIKYELSKLATDKIYVKVIQSGTGDINESDLKIVAGSSGTCLFGFNVKVDTAAKNLSERDGVAIEMFTIIYKLIERVQVILLERTPKIETTEIQGKAKIIRMFSIVKDRQIIGGKVTEGLLKVGNEFKIIRRTAEVGTGRIRELQQQKVKTSEVAEGREFGAQVEARIEIAPGDVLEAFLITQK, encoded by the coding sequence ATGACCGCAAAACCAGAAAAACTAAATACTGCCTTTCCCTGTGCTCCGGTCATTGCGGTCATGGGTCATATTGACCATGGAAAAACTACGCTTCTTGATTATATTCGACAAAGTTGCGCAGACGACGCAAAAGCCAAACACAAAAATGTAGCTGACGGCGAAGCTGGCGGCATCACTCAACACGTTTCAGCCTATGAAGTAAAAAGAAAATCGGCTGACGGAACAATTAAATCAATCACCTTTATCGATACTCCCGGACACGAGGCCTTTGCGGGTATTCGTTCACGTGGCGCACGTGTAGCTGACATCGGCATTCTTGTTGTCTCAGCGGAAGATGGCGTCAAACCTCAAACTGTCGAGGCGTTGAAATTTATCAAAGAAGCCAAACTTCCCTACATCGTTGCCATTACCAAAACCGACAAACCTGGCGCAAACATTGAGCGCGCCAAACAAAGTCTTTTGGAACATGAAATTTATGTTGAAGGATACGGCGGAGAAATTCCTTGCGTGCCCGTCTCCGGAAAAACGGGAGAAGGCGTACCGGAGCTTCTCGATATGATTTTGCTTGTCGCAGAAGTAGAAAATATTTCGGCGCATCCTGAAAAATCTGCTGAAGGAGTAATCCTCGAAACCACACGCTCAAAAGAACGAGGTGTTTCAGCAACCCTCATCGTAAAAGATGGGACGCTTAAAAAAGGTATGGTAGTCGTCTCAGGTAATGCCGTCTCCCCTCTAAGGCAGATGGAAAATTTTGCCGGGAAAAAAATTGAGGAAGCCTTGCCGGGAACGCCTGTGGTCATCACCGGATGGGATTTGATGCCAGAAACCGGCGCAACTTTTCACTCTTTTGCCACAAAAAAAGAAGCTGAAAAATATCTTGAGAATTCGAAACTTACTCCAGTCAAATCAATTCAAAGTAAAACTGCTACAATCGAAGAGCGGGTCGCGTTACCTGTTGTGATCAAAGCCGATGTCTCAGGAACTTTGGAAGCTATCAAATATGAATTGAGCAAACTGGCGACTGACAAAATTTATGTAAAAGTCATTCAGTCAGGCACGGGGGATATCAACGAATCCGATCTAAAAATTGTAGCAGGAAGTTCTGGCACTTGTCTTTTTGGTTTTAATGTAAAAGTTGATACCGCCGCTAAAAACTTATCAGAGCGAGATGGTGTAGCTATAGAAATGTTCACTATTATTTACAAACTCATAGAACGCGTTCAAGTAATCTTGCTCGAGCGAACACCAAAAATTGAAACAACAGAAATCCAAGGAAAAGCGAAAATCATTCGAATGTTTAGTATTGTCAAAGATCGCCAGATTATCGGAGGCAAAGTGACAGAAGGACTTTTGAAAGTTGGCAATGAATTCAAAATCATTCGCCGAACAGCGGAGGTTGGTACCGGCAGGATCCGTGAACTGCAACAGCAAAAAGTGAAAACGAGTGAGGTGGCGGAGGGCCGAGAATTCGGAGCGCAAGTTGAAGCGAGAATTGAAATTGCACCCGGTGACGTTTTAGAAGCCTTCTTGATAACGCAGAAATAA
- a CDS encoding ribosome-binding factor A — translation MEDIKQERYREIIKQKASEFFERESAGGALITVTSVRLVEKSKRVTIFFTVYPNDKENGVLDFAKRKRSEFRNFLKHGSKLFKLPFVDFAIDLGEKNRQKIDSLSDLKY, via the coding sequence ATGGAAGACATCAAACAAGAACGCTATAGAGAAATCATCAAGCAAAAAGCTTCCGAGTTTTTTGAACGTGAATCCGCCGGCGGTGCCCTCATCACCGTAACCAGTGTGCGTCTGGTAGAAAAAAGTAAACGAGTAACGATTTTTTTCACTGTCTACCCCAACGACAAGGAAAATGGCGTGCTCGATTTCGCCAAAAGAAAACGAAGTGAATTTAGGAATTTTCTAAAACACGGCAGCAAACTTTTCAAATTGCCTTTTGTTGATTTTGCGATAGACTTAGGCGAGAAAAACCGCCAGAAAATCGACTCTTTGTCAGATTTAAAATATTAA